Proteins co-encoded in one Prunus persica cultivar Lovell chromosome G6, Prunus_persica_NCBIv2, whole genome shotgun sequence genomic window:
- the LOC18775053 gene encoding uncharacterized protein LOC18775053, with translation MNFRSLEEFWAFYMNQHSKPSTRRWHFVGTLVSIFFFLCSLLFNWWLLFLVPLAGYGCAWYSHFFVEGNVPATFGHPFWSLICDFKMFALMLTGNMDKEIKRLGKRPVLQGF, from the coding sequence ATGAATTTCAGGAGCTTGGAGGAGTTCTGGGCCTTCTACATGAACCAGCACTCGAAGCCATCGACAAGGCGTTGGCATTTTGTGGGGACCCTTGtttctatcttcttcttcctctgctCGCTGCTGTTTAATTGGTggcttttgtttcttgtgcCTTTGGCTGGGTATGGATGTGCATGGTACAGCCATTTTTTCGTGGAAGGGAATGTTCCTGCTACGTTTGGGCATCCATTTTGGTCTCTCATTTGCGATTTCAAGATGTTCGCTTTGATGCTTACTGGTAATATGGACAAAGAGATCAAGCGGCTGGGGAAGAGGCCTGTCTTGCAGGGATTCTAA
- the LOC18774389 gene encoding LOW QUALITY PROTEIN: probable anion transporter 3, chloroplastic (The sequence of the model RefSeq protein was modified relative to this genomic sequence to represent the inferred CDS: inserted 2 bases in 1 codon) produces MRDGDCFFCRFRIGKQRKKKENRGVSEGEAMGGDVYGRGHRERNVDGKXRGGGSGEAAAAKKAISVPERFKVVALLACVMCLCNADRVVMSVAIVPLAAKNGWTSSFLGVVQSSFLWGYIFSSVIGGALVDKYGGKRVMAWGVAMWSLATLLTPWAANHSTTSLLAVRAFFGLAEGVALPSMSTLLSRWFPTQERASAVGISMAGFHIGNVIGLLLTPVMLSSIGISGPFILFSSIGLLWLTIWAYTVTNDPGESYCISKSELRLIQAGKSDSPVNSGKLPPLRLLLSKLPTWTIILANITNNWGYFVLLSWMPVYFKTVFGVNLKQAAWFSAVPWGTMAVSSYIAGAASDSLIKAGYSLTSVRKIMQSIGFIGPGVSLLCLNYANTPTDAAVLLTAALCFSSFSQAGFLLNIQDIAPQYAGFLHGISNSAGTFAAIVSTIGTGYFVQWLGSFQAFLTVTAALYFATAIFWNLFATGERVF; encoded by the exons ATGCGAGACGGGGATTGCTTCTTCTGCAGGTTTCGGATTGGGaaacagaggaagaagaaggaaaacagAGGGGTTTCAGAGGGGGAAGCCATGGGTGGTGACGTGTACGGCCGAGGGCATAGAGAGAGGAATGTTGATGGGAA CAGAGGAGGAGGATCAGGAGAGGCTGCTGCTGCTAAGAAAGCAATCAGTGTGCCAGAGAGGTTCAAGGTGGTGGCTTTGTTGGCGTGTGTGATGTGCTTGTGTAATGCCGATAGAGTCGTCATGTCTGTGGCTATTGTTCCACTCGCAGCTAAAAATGGCTGGACCAGTTCTTTCTTGGGCGTCGTTCAG TCATCTTTTCTATGGGGATACATATTCTCATCAGTGATTGGAGGAGCCTTGGTGGACAAGTATGGAGGAAAGAGAGTGATGGCATGGGGTGTGGCCATGTGGTCTCTGGCTACTCTCCTCACCCCATGGGCTGCCAACCATTCCACAACCAGCCTCTTGGCCGTTCGTGCCTTCTTTGGACTGGCTGAAGGTGTGGCCTTGCCATCCATGAGCACCCTCTTGTCCAG GTGGTTTCCAACCCAAGAAAGAGCAAGTGCAGTTGGAATCTCTATGGCTGGTTTTCACATTGGCAATGTCATAGGCTTACTGCTAACTCCAGTTATGTTATCATCAATTGGAATTTCTGGCCCctttattctcttctcttccattGGACTTCTCTGGCTGACAATCTGGGCATATACAGTCACAAATGATCCAGGAGAGAGTTATTGCATCAGCAAATCAGAGCTCCGATTGATCCAAGCTGGAAAATCTGATTCTCCAGTAAACAGTGGCAAGCTCCCACCTCTGAGGCTCCTCTTATCAAAATTACCAACATGGACCATTATTTTGGCCAATATAACTAACAATTGG GGATACTTTGTTCTACTCTCGTGGATGCCTGTTTATTTTAAGACT GTATTTGGTGTAAACTTGAAGCAAGCAGCATGGTTTAGTGCTGTTCCATGGGGAACAATGGCAGTTTCCAGCTACATTGCTGGTGCAGCATCAGATTCATTAATCAAGGCAGGCTACTCTTTGACTTCAGTTCGAAAGATCATGCAG TCAATTGGTTTCATTGGACCTGGAGTGTCATTGCTCTGCCTAAACTATGCGAACACACCCACGGATGCAGCGGTACTCCTCACAGCAGCCTTGTGCTTCAGCTCTTTCAGCCAAGCAGGCTTTCTCCTTAATATACAA GATATCGCCCCTCAATACGCTGGATTTCTCCACG GGATTTCAAATTCAGCAGGGACATTTGCAGCCATAGTCAGCACAATAGGAACTGGTTATTTTGTACAATGGTTAGGATCATTTCAGGCATTCCTAACTGTCACTGCGGCGCTCTATTTCGCGACAGCAATCTTTTGGAACCTATTTGCTACTGGAGAGCGTGTCTTCTAG